From one Syntrophales bacterium genomic stretch:
- the hydE gene encoding [FeFe] hydrogenase H-cluster radical SAM maturase HydE has translation MTKDEILHYLNNPGDDERLFRRADGIRRKECGESVYIRGIIEFSNHCVHNCLYCGLRRDNDAVVRYRMDEDEMVDTALRIASYGVGTIVLQSGDDFFYTRSMLCRVVERIKHRADVAVTLSIGERPFDDYRALKAAGADRYLLKHETANEALYRRLHPHQTLRQRLRILDFLRRIGYQIGTGNIVGLPGQTVDDLCADIVLLHDLSPDMASVGLFIPQHDTPLATVPRGTVPATLRVLALVRIATGNAHMPVTTALVTADPDRGLIRGLRAGANVIMPDFTPDRYRLDYAIYDNKLQITLDAARASIHAAGRTMDRTRGDSLKKCDPPITSTDP, from the coding sequence ATGACGAAGGATGAAATTTTACATTATCTCAACAATCCCGGCGACGATGAGAGGCTCTTCCGGAGAGCGGACGGGATACGGCGAAAGGAATGCGGGGAGAGCGTTTATATCCGCGGTATTATCGAGTTTTCCAATCATTGCGTGCACAACTGCCTCTATTGCGGTCTCCGGCGGGACAACGACGCGGTGGTGCGGTATCGGATGGACGAGGATGAAATGGTCGATACGGCGTTGCGGATCGCGTCGTACGGCGTCGGAACCATTGTCCTCCAGTCGGGGGACGATTTTTTCTATACCCGGTCCATGCTCTGCCGCGTCGTGGAGCGGATCAAGCATCGCGCCGATGTGGCCGTTACGCTGAGCATCGGGGAACGGCCCTTCGACGATTACCGGGCATTGAAGGCGGCCGGGGCGGATCGGTACCTCTTGAAACACGAAACGGCAAACGAGGCATTGTATCGCCGCCTCCACCCTCATCAGACGCTGCGGCAGAGATTGCGCATCCTGGATTTTTTGCGCCGTATCGGATATCAGATCGGCACCGGGAATATTGTCGGCCTTCCCGGTCAGACCGTTGACGATCTCTGTGCCGATATCGTTCTGCTGCACGATCTGTCTCCCGATATGGCCTCGGTGGGCCTTTTCATCCCCCAGCACGATACGCCCCTGGCGACGGTTCCGCGGGGAACCGTGCCGGCGACGCTGAGGGTGCTCGCCCTGGTGCGGATCGCAACCGGAAACGCGCATATGCCTGTAACGACGGCGTTAGTCACCGCTGATCCGGACCGCGGACTGATTCGGGGGCTGCGGGCGGGGGCGAATGTCATCATGCCCGATTTTACGCCGGACCGCTATCGCTTGGATTACGCCATCTATGACAACAAGTTGCAGATCACGCTGGACGCGGCGAGGGCGTCGATACACGCCGCCGGAAGAACCATGGACCGCACCAGAGGCGACTCGCTGAAAAAATGCGATCCGCCCATCACTTCTACCGATCCATGA